A window of Castanea sativa cultivar Marrone di Chiusa Pesio chromosome 1, ASM4071231v1 contains these coding sequences:
- the LOC142627391 gene encoding uncharacterized protein LOC142627391, whose translation MSVEVKTDGKPWYHDIKAYVKNSEYLSSAPNSEKKFIRHMAYQFFLNEEVLCRLNHDSTLLRCIDASEANHLMEEMHEGLLGAHASGPLLAHKIMRAGYYWLTMEMEATDKNIKKILVKMIDTYKDWHEYLPFALCAYRTSIRTSTGATPYSLVYGMEAVLPIEVEISSLKILSQIELSEAEWAHSRYVKLNMIDSKCKTTMCHGQLYQCRIEQAFNKKLDPGSSKKAI comes from the exons ATGAGTGTCGAAGTCAAAACCGACGGAAAGCCATGGTACCATGATATCAAGGCTTATGTCAAGAACAGTGAATACCTGTCCAGTGCACCGAATAGTGAAAAGAAGTTTATCCGACACATGGCCTACCAATTTTTCTTGAATGAAGAAGTCCTGTGCAGATTGAACCACGATTCTACCCTGCTTCGATGCATAGATGCCTCTGAGGCTAATCATTTAATGGAAGAGATGCATGAAGGCTTACTTGGAGCTCATGCTAGTGGACCCCTGTTGGCTCACAAGATTATGAGAGCCGGTTACTACTGGCTCACCATGGAAA TGGAAGCCACTgacaagaacataaagaaaatctTGGTGAAGATGATAGACACATATAAAGATTGGCACGAGTACTTGCCATTTGCCTTGTGTGCATATCGTACTTCTATTCGTACTTCTACGGGTGCGACCCCGTATTCATTAGTATATGGCATGGAGGCCGTCCTCCCCATAGAGGTAGAGATCTCGTCTCTCAAGATTTTATCTCAGATAGAGTTGTCAGAAGCTGAATGGGCCCATTCTCGATACGTAAAACTGAACATGATAGATTCAAAGTGCAAGACCACAATGTGCCATGGACAGTTGTACCAATGCCGCATCGAGCAAGCATTCAACAAGAAGTTAGACCCAGGGTCTTCAAAGAAGGCGATCTAG